The following are encoded in a window of Sulfurimonas sp. C5 genomic DNA:
- the murC gene encoding UDP-N-acetylmuramate--L-alanine ligase, giving the protein MKIHFIGIGGIGISGLAQYMHYKGHEISGSDIKDTVITKKLREMGIKVSVPHSADAIDDQDLVIHSAIIRPDNPEVIAAKEKGIEVLARREALLKILNDKKVYSVAGAHGKSTTTAILTSIMEGSAIIGAESKAFGSNVRYDATNDLMIFEADESDGSFINSNPYCSIVINAEPEHMEYYDYNYDRFYDSYKRFIQLAPHKVLNGEDPFLSTLKDEFSDATWLYPTTDITNIEFVLINDEPHTSFTLKDLGNFDVWGFGKHIAIDASLAILAAHESMDIEEIRKNLLNFKGIKKRFDIVGKENNSVIIDDYGHHPTEIKATFQSVKEYAQLKGFNKITAIWQPHKYSRTIDNLEEFIKCFEGAQELIILPVWAAGETPRDIDFAEKFKQYNLTLADKIQRANNQITLLKDQQELRTLDNGLIIGFGAGDITYQIRGIA; this is encoded by the coding sequence ATGAAGATACATTTTATAGGTATAGGCGGTATCGGAATCTCCGGTCTAGCACAATATATGCACTATAAAGGGCATGAGATTAGCGGTTCAGATATCAAAGATACTGTAATCACTAAAAAACTTCGTGAAATGGGAATCAAAGTAAGTGTACCCCATTCTGCAGATGCAATTGACGATCAAGATTTAGTTATCCACTCTGCTATTATTCGTCCTGACAATCCTGAAGTTATTGCAGCCAAGGAAAAAGGGATCGAAGTATTAGCTCGCCGTGAAGCACTTCTTAAAATTTTAAATGACAAAAAAGTCTATTCTGTTGCGGGTGCGCACGGAAAAAGTACGACTACGGCAATACTCACTTCAATTATGGAAGGTTCTGCTATCATAGGTGCGGAATCAAAAGCATTCGGTTCGAACGTTCGTTACGATGCAACAAATGATCTTATGATTTTTGAAGCGGATGAAAGTGACGGCAGTTTTATCAATTCAAACCCATATTGTTCTATCGTGATCAATGCAGAACCTGAGCATATGGAGTATTATGACTATAACTACGACAGATTTTACGATTCATATAAACGTTTTATCCAATTAGCTCCACATAAAGTTTTAAACGGTGAAGACCCTTTCTTGAGCACACTTAAAGATGAATTTAGTGATGCGACATGGCTCTACCCGACTACAGATATTACGAATATCGAATTCGTACTTATAAATGATGAACCACATACAAGCTTTACTCTAAAAGATCTCGGAAACTTTGATGTTTGGGGCTTTGGAAAACACATTGCAATCGATGCTTCGTTAGCAATTTTAGCTGCACATGAATCTATGGATATTGAAGAGATCAGAAAAAATCTTCTTAATTTCAAGGGGATTAAAAAACGTTTTGACATCGTTGGGAAAGAAAACAATAGCGTTATTATTGACGATTACGGTCATCACCCGACAGAGATCAAAGCTACATTCCAATCGGTTAAAGAGTACGCTCAACTTAAAGGCTTTAACAAGATCACTGCAATCTGGCAACCACACAAATATTCTCGAACAATTGACAACTTAGAGGAATTCATTAAATGTTTTGAAGGTGCTCAGGAGCTTATCATTCTTCCGGTATGGGCAGCGGGTGAAACTCCGCGTGATATTGACTTTGCCGAAAAGTTCAAGCAGTATAATTTAACATTGGCAGATAAAATTCAAAGAGCAAATAACCAAATTACTCTTTTAAAAGATCAACAAGAGTTAAGAACACTTGATAACGGTCTTATTATCGGTTTCGGTGCCGGTGACATCACATATCAAATAAGAGGGATTGCATAA
- a CDS encoding DUF3137 domain-containing protein yields the protein MKTISELTDFYYKTLYPILQELEEARKHLKSRVVTVGITYTIIFALLFFSFFQYMDIDFIVFAIVAYVALGGFIYKFMISTYRDEFKTKIMKPLILEIDNTFRYIPNMHIDVEFFKRSQLFPSPDRFSGNDLVKGKIDGVDLKFSDLHAEKEYKDSKGRRSYSTIFKGLFIVSDFHKNFQGHTVVLPDIAQNTFGDMIGSFLQSNNFTRRGELIKMDSPEFEKEFVVYGSDQIEARYILTHSLMEKILHYKKHSGHPVYVSFKGQNIYMAIEYNKDLFEPSVFRSLLEYKIAMEYIKTLHLSIGIVEELKLNQKLWSKHG from the coding sequence ATGAAAACTATCAGCGAACTGACAGATTTTTACTATAAAACACTTTATCCAATACTTCAAGAGCTCGAAGAAGCTCGCAAGCATCTTAAAAGCAGAGTAGTTACAGTTGGAATTACCTACACAATTATCTTTGCTTTGCTTTTTTTTAGCTTTTTTCAATACATGGATATCGATTTCATAGTTTTTGCAATTGTAGCCTATGTTGCTCTTGGTGGGTTTATCTACAAATTTATGATCTCTACGTATAGAGATGAGTTTAAAACAAAAATCATGAAACCTTTGATTTTAGAGATAGACAACACATTTCGATATATTCCAAATATGCATATAGATGTAGAGTTTTTTAAGCGTTCCCAACTTTTTCCAAGCCCTGATAGATTTTCGGGCAATGATCTTGTAAAAGGGAAAATAGACGGTGTTGATCTGAAGTTTTCAGATCTCCATGCCGAAAAAGAGTATAAAGATTCTAAAGGAAGACGATCCTATTCTACGATTTTTAAAGGTTTGTTTATCGTCAGTGACTTTCATAAAAACTTTCAAGGTCACACCGTAGTACTTCCAGATATCGCACAAAATACATTCGGAGATATGATCGGTTCTTTTTTACAGTCGAACAACTTTACTAGACGCGGAGAACTGATTAAAATGGATTCTCCTGAATTTGAAAAAGAGTTTGTTGTATATGGAAGTGACCAGATAGAAGCAAGATATATTTTAACCCACTCGTTAATGGAAAAAATTCTCCATTACAAAAAACACTCAGGTCATCCTGTATATGTTTCATTTAAAGGACAAAATATCTATATGGCGATAGAATATAATAAAGATTTGTTTGAACCTTCGGTATTTCGTTCACTTTTGGAGTATAAAATAGCAATGGAGTATATTAAAACTCTCCACCTCTCTATCGGTATCGTAGAAGAGTTAAAACTAAATCAAAAACTTTGGAGCAAACATGGATAA
- a CDS encoding EI24 domain-containing protein gives MDNETQILKLSIKDLFTTKMIKYSVVPFVLSMLILYILFFILAGIGLDHMDATMHVESNQTTIQNGIPHTDSFSTTLQNTAIIKFLMSSAITSWIASFLVYTIGSLLMLYFSIFVALLVIGLLTHIILKELQRRHYQDVEMIGYSNFFAGILHALKWFVIMIILFIVCIPLYFIPVLNIIAFNFPLYYFFHKMLNYDVSSSICTKQEFYRIKVFHGSTIRLKTLVLYLISLIPFVIFFATVFYVIYLGHSYFLEVRKIRTLPQG, from the coding sequence ATGGATAACGAAACACAAATACTTAAACTCAGTATCAAAGACCTCTTCACAACTAAAATGATTAAATACTCTGTTGTCCCTTTTGTTCTTAGTATGCTTATATTATATATTCTGTTTTTTATTCTAGCAGGAATCGGCCTTGATCATATGGATGCAACAATGCATGTAGAATCAAACCAGACTACAATTCAAAACGGTATCCCTCATACAGACAGCTTTTCTACTACGCTTCAGAACACGGCTATTATCAAGTTTTTAATGAGCAGTGCCATCACATCATGGATCGCATCATTTTTAGTTTATACTATCGGTTCACTTCTCATGCTGTACTTTTCTATTTTTGTTGCTCTTTTAGTGATTGGACTACTTACTCATATTATTCTCAAAGAGCTACAAAGGAGACATTATCAAGATGTAGAGATGATTGGATATTCCAACTTTTTTGCAGGAATTTTACACGCTTTAAAATGGTTTGTAATAATGATTATACTCTTTATCGTATGTATCCCTTTATACTTTATTCCTGTACTCAACATTATTGCATTTAACTTTCCACTCTATTACTTCTTTCATAAAATGCTTAACTACGATGTATCTTCTAGTATATGTACAAAACAGGAGTTTTATAGAATAAAAGTTTTTCATGGAAGTACTATACGCTTAAAAACATTGGTGTTATATCTTATATCACTTATTCCGTTTGTGATATTTTTTGCAACTGTATTTTACGTAATCTATTTAGGGCACAGCTACTTTTTAGAGGTTAGAAAAATAAGAACTTTGCCACAAGGTTAA
- a CDS encoding succinyldiaminopimelate transaminase produces MNFEPYPFEKLNDLLQNIIPNAAYEPSVLTIGEPQFDTPKFIQESLANNAYLLKKYPKTSGEDILRDAIRGFIKTRFNVEVQDSEIIPTFGTREVLFNFPQFLLFDKPESVMAYTNPFYQIYEGAAIATKSKVIHLNLTEANNFKPEIDEEQLSSCDLVILNFPNNPTSSMLTAEEMAEWVKLALKHNFVLMNDECYSEIYTDQKIPSLLEASILAGNESFKNILVINSISKRSSAPGLRSGFIAGDQEILKEYMKYRTYIGCASPLPLQAAAADAWNDEAHVAASREIYKNNFKIAKEILGTEIPEATFYIWLKVGDALEFTKKLYEKYNVKVLPGEYLARDDFKGENPGIGYVRIALVEDEAKTRDALGRIKECMSE; encoded by the coding sequence ATGAATTTTGAACCATATCCATTTGAAAAACTTAACGATTTACTACAAAACATTATACCCAATGCTGCTTATGAACCTTCTGTACTGACAATAGGTGAACCACAGTTTGATACACCTAAATTTATTCAAGAAAGTTTGGCTAATAACGCATATCTTTTAAAAAAATACCCTAAAACAAGCGGTGAAGATATTTTAAGAGATGCTATTCGCGGTTTTATAAAAACACGCTTTAATGTAGAAGTTCAAGATAGTGAAATCATCCCTACTTTTGGAACAAGGGAAGTACTATTTAACTTTCCTCAATTTTTACTGTTTGATAAACCAGAGAGTGTAATGGCATATACTAACCCTTTTTATCAAATTTATGAAGGGGCTGCAATTGCTACGAAGTCAAAAGTTATTCATCTGAATTTAACTGAAGCAAATAACTTCAAACCTGAAATCGATGAAGAGCAACTCAGCAGCTGTGATCTTGTGATTTTAAATTTTCCGAATAATCCTACAAGTTCTATGTTAACTGCTGAGGAGATGGCAGAATGGGTAAAACTTGCACTAAAGCATAACTTTGTTCTTATGAACGATGAATGTTACAGTGAAATCTATACGGATCAAAAAATTCCTTCATTACTAGAAGCTTCTATCTTAGCGGGTAATGAATCATTTAAAAATATACTGGTAATCAATTCCATTTCAAAACGCTCATCTGCACCGGGTCTAAGAAGCGGATTTATTGCGGGGGATCAAGAGATCTTAAAAGAATATATGAAGTACCGTACATACATTGGTTGTGCATCTCCTCTTCCTCTGCAAGCTGCCGCAGCAGATGCCTGGAATGATGAAGCCCATGTTGCAGCTTCGAGAGAGATCTATAAAAACAATTTTAAAATTGCAAAAGAGATACTCGGAACTGAGATCCCAGAAGCTACATTTTATATTTGGCTAAAAGTTGGTGATGCACTGGAGTTTACTAAAAAACTCTACGAAAAGTACAACGTAAAAGTATTACCTGGTGAATATTTGGCACGTGATGACTTTAAAGGTGAAAATCCGGGTATCGGCTATGTAAGAATTGCCTTGGTTGAAGATGAAGCAAAAACGAGAGATGCACTGGGCAGAATTAAGGAATGTATGAGTGAGTAA
- a CDS encoding ATP-dependent helicase, which translates to MPLSRLNEQQYEAATSQHSKNLIIASAGTGKTSTIVGRIAYLLNNGVQPNEILLLTFTNKAAAEMVSRVAEFFGNGVASKIDAGTFHAVSYRWLKKKDKRVVLKQQRELKTLFRSVFEKRTFSHIDAEAQAYGGNYLYDLYSFYQNTELSQDFESWIKNNYPEHELFAMIYADIVDEFERLKKEYGFLNFNDLLLHFREMCKSHHLGYKEVLVDEYQDTNALQGTLIDAMNPPSLFCVGDYDQSIYAFNGADITIIGSFTTKYPDAVVHTLNKNYRSSVPILSLANKVIEHNERIYPKKLEVTRTDINIAPKLLAYDELFDQYHGVADMISKSETPHADIAVIFRNNSSADGIEVALRELDISCKRKGGTSFFDAREVKAVLDLYTLLVNESDMMSFIHIFEFARGIGSAMAKEIYIALKTLGQGSMFYGLYAPDESMSNPFEKRKLNHQLGLFDDFLELGAVGKYAKLGFEAKFMKNPVLKHPKLTKESATFLHNFYVLFRDLKGIKQPKTIVRKIADSDFFKYIADVLATKRATLKDGNIDEKQKTEALVRIERKMKLLQELSHPYNEHDRFLNAMILGSSDLSQGEGVNLLSVHASKGLEYKEVYVVDLMDGRFPNRKLMQRGGSLDEERRLFYVAVTRAKDILYLSYAKYDKIKKQNFPPSQFVYEAGLVPKDEGYREIMKKNEKDLEED; encoded by the coding sequence ATGCCTTTATCTAGACTTAACGAGCAGCAATATGAAGCTGCAACATCTCAACACTCTAAAAATCTTATTATCGCTTCGGCAGGGACGGGAAAGACTTCGACAATTGTAGGTCGTATTGCGTATCTTCTGAACAACGGTGTACAACCAAACGAGATTTTACTCCTGACTTTTACTAATAAAGCTGCTGCTGAAATGGTAAGCCGTGTTGCTGAATTTTTCGGTAACGGTGTCGCTTCTAAAATCGATGCCGGGACTTTTCATGCGGTAAGTTACAGATGGTTAAAAAAGAAAGATAAAAGGGTAGTATTAAAACAGCAGCGTGAACTCAAAACACTTTTTCGATCGGTGTTTGAAAAACGTACATTTTCCCATATAGATGCTGAAGCACAGGCATACGGCGGCAACTATCTGTATGATCTGTACTCATTTTATCAAAATACGGAACTCTCCCAAGATTTTGAGAGCTGGATAAAAAACAATTACCCTGAACATGAACTTTTTGCAATGATCTATGCAGATATCGTAGATGAGTTTGAACGTTTAAAAAAAGAGTACGGTTTTTTAAATTTCAACGATCTTCTTTTACATTTTCGTGAGATGTGTAAAAGTCATCATCTAGGTTACAAAGAGGTACTTGTAGATGAGTATCAAGATACAAATGCCCTGCAAGGGACACTCATTGATGCGATGAATCCTCCATCACTATTTTGTGTAGGTGATTATGATCAAAGTATCTATGCATTTAACGGTGCAGACATTACAATCATCGGTTCTTTTACTACAAAATATCCTGATGCGGTTGTGCATACTCTGAATAAAAACTACCGCTCTTCAGTACCTATTTTATCATTGGCAAATAAAGTAATTGAGCATAATGAAAGAATCTATCCTAAGAAGCTGGAAGTAACAAGAACGGATATCAATATAGCCCCTAAACTTTTAGCATACGATGAATTGTTTGATCAGTATCATGGTGTAGCAGATATGATCTCTAAAAGTGAAACTCCTCACGCCGATATTGCTGTAATTTTTAGAAATAACTCTTCAGCAGATGGTATCGAGGTGGCTTTAAGAGAGTTGGATATCTCTTGTAAGCGTAAAGGTGGGACTAGCTTTTTTGATGCTCGTGAAGTAAAAGCCGTCCTTGATCTGTATACTCTGCTTGTAAATGAATCGGATATGATGTCTTTCATCCATATTTTTGAATTTGCTCGCGGAATTGGAAGTGCGATGGCAAAAGAGATCTACATAGCACTGAAGACTTTAGGGCAGGGAAGCATGTTTTACGGACTCTACGCACCGGATGAGTCTATGAGCAATCCTTTTGAAAAGCGTAAGCTAAACCACCAATTAGGGCTCTTTGATGACTTTTTAGAGTTAGGTGCTGTCGGGAAATACGCAAAGCTTGGATTTGAAGCTAAATTTATGAAAAATCCTGTTCTTAAACACCCTAAACTTACCAAGGAATCGGCAACTTTTTTACATAATTTTTATGTACTGTTTCGTGATTTAAAAGGGATTAAACAGCCAAAAACGATTGTGAGAAAAATAGCAGATTCAGACTTTTTCAAATATATTGCCGATGTCCTTGCAACAAAAAGAGCGACACTTAAAGACGGAAATATAGATGAGAAACAAAAAACAGAAGCACTTGTAAGGATTGAGAGAAAAATGAAGCTTTTACAAGAGCTCTCACACCCTTACAATGAACATGATCGTTTTTTAAATGCGATGATTCTCGGCTCTTCAGATCTCTCTCAAGGCGAAGGTGTCAATCTTTTAAGCGTGCATGCATCAAAAGGATTGGAGTATAAAGAGGTTTACGTAGTTGATTTGATGGATGGACGTTTTCCAAACAGAAAGCTCATGCAGCGTGGAGGCTCTTTGGATGAAGAGAGACGGTTGTTCTACGTGGCTGTTACTCGTGCAAAAGATATTTTATATCTTAGTTATGCAAAATACGACAAGATTAAAAAACAAAATTTCCCACCTTCACAGTTTGTCTATGAGGCAGGATTGGTACCTAAAGATGAAGGATACCGAGAGATTATGAAAAAAAATGAGAAGGATCTCGAAGAGGATTAA
- a CDS encoding endonuclease MutS2, producing MDKLISQLDLQAHIEQFQSFFAREDNLYIEGDQELHYRYIKALDKIEFNAPPKVNDFFALKNHLNKHGVLTFEQIFEIVKVVRYFRYFKNKNLECLIGEWVSKIEVPEKFLEVEKYFDTQGHFEENLDETLFGLSQRIKEHKNEISSSLKHLMGSSKLAGYLVDTQIHFINNEECLLVRGGFNHVLKGAVVGRSTGGFFYVAPDSILKSKEKIRYIEQERQAIFYNYAKEFSKTLEELLPFINFVDKEFSKFDNYQARVLFARSKDLAIIKSKNHKNIILKDFIHPALHQAKPINVNFEKNILMITGVNAGGKTMLLKSILASAFMAKYIIPMKVNEHKSDIGNFKDIESIIDDPQNVKNDISTFAGRMQQFSQIFLKKQALLGVDEIELGTDSDEAAALFKVILDDLINRGQKVVITTHHKRLAALMADRDDVELLAAIYDEDQRRPTYEFMQGIIGKSYAFETASRYGIAHRLVDEAKKVYGDNSEKLSLLIERGSELERELKQKHKKVDEKLEELEKKEKALKDQREALFKELELEKTKLKDSYKEAINEAKRAARGGDIKDIHRAMNKANKKLPKEEKAEIKRDYDFKVGDEVKYHSQSGVIVSMKGKSDATIDVNGMKVRVKTKHLTPTKIVKAKPKTDVRLSVEKKAGLKCDLHGMRADEACEVLDKFINDALINGWDEVLVYHGIGTGKLSHAVKEFLKVHPKVKKFEDAPAHMGGFGAKVVTL from the coding sequence ATAGACAAACTTATTTCGCAGCTTGATCTTCAAGCTCATATAGAACAATTCCAAAGCTTTTTTGCCCGTGAAGATAATCTTTACATCGAAGGCGATCAAGAGCTCCATTACCGTTACATCAAAGCACTCGATAAGATTGAATTTAATGCCCCACCGAAAGTAAATGACTTTTTTGCTCTTAAGAACCATCTGAATAAACACGGTGTACTCACTTTTGAACAGATCTTCGAAATTGTCAAAGTTGTCCGTTATTTCCGCTACTTTAAAAACAAAAATCTTGAATGCCTCATCGGTGAATGGGTGAGTAAAATAGAAGTGCCCGAGAAATTTTTGGAAGTTGAAAAGTATTTTGACACGCAAGGTCACTTTGAAGAGAATCTTGATGAGACACTTTTTGGACTAAGCCAGAGAATTAAAGAGCATAAAAATGAGATTAGCTCTTCACTCAAACATCTGATGGGCAGCTCAAAACTAGCCGGTTATCTTGTAGATACACAAATTCACTTTATAAACAACGAAGAGTGTTTACTCGTTCGTGGGGGTTTCAATCATGTCCTCAAAGGTGCAGTTGTAGGACGTAGTACGGGTGGTTTTTTCTATGTAGCACCAGATAGCATTTTAAAGTCAAAAGAGAAGATTAGATACATTGAACAAGAGCGTCAAGCAATTTTCTATAATTATGCAAAAGAGTTCTCTAAAACACTTGAGGAACTTCTGCCGTTTATCAATTTTGTAGACAAAGAGTTTAGCAAATTTGACAACTATCAGGCTCGTGTACTCTTTGCTAGAAGCAAAGACCTGGCAATTATTAAAAGTAAAAATCATAAAAACATTATTTTAAAAGATTTTATCCACCCTGCCTTGCATCAGGCAAAGCCTATTAATGTCAATTTTGAAAAAAACATTTTAATGATCACGGGTGTAAATGCCGGTGGTAAAACAATGCTGTTAAAATCTATCTTGGCATCTGCATTTATGGCAAAATATATCATTCCAATGAAAGTGAATGAACACAAAAGTGACATCGGAAACTTTAAAGATATAGAGTCAATTATAGACGATCCTCAAAACGTGAAAAATGACATCTCTACATTTGCCGGACGTATGCAGCAGTTCTCACAAATTTTTCTAAAGAAACAGGCACTTTTAGGTGTGGATGAGATAGAACTTGGAACGGACAGTGACGAAGCTGCTGCTCTATTTAAAGTTATTTTAGATGATCTTATTAACCGTGGACAAAAAGTAGTTATTACAACCCATCACAAACGTCTAGCAGCTTTAATGGCCGATCGTGATGATGTGGAACTACTCGCTGCTATTTACGATGAGGATCAGCGCCGCCCTACTTATGAGTTTATGCAGGGGATTATCGGTAAGAGTTATGCCTTTGAAACGGCAAGCCGCTACGGCATAGCTCATCGCCTGGTTGATGAAGCAAAAAAAGTGTACGGGGATAACTCTGAGAAGCTCTCTTTACTGATTGAGCGCGGTTCTGAGCTTGAGCGTGAACTCAAACAAAAACATAAAAAAGTTGATGAGAAACTTGAAGAACTAGAAAAAAAAGAGAAAGCACTCAAAGATCAAAGAGAGGCTCTTTTTAAAGAGCTTGAACTTGAGAAAACAAAACTCAAAGATTCATACAAAGAGGCAATTAATGAAGCCAAACGAGCGGCACGCGGCGGGGATATAAAAGATATCCACCGTGCTATGAATAAAGCCAACAAAAAATTGCCTAAAGAAGAAAAAGCAGAGATTAAACGTGATTACGACTTTAAAGTGGGTGACGAGGTAAAATACCACTCCCAAAGCGGTGTAATCGTATCAATGAAAGGCAAATCAGATGCTACAATTGATGTAAACGGTATGAAAGTAAGGGTAAAAACAAAACATCTTACTCCGACAAAAATCGTTAAAGCAAAACCTAAGACCGATGTTCGTCTGAGTGTTGAGAAAAAAGCAGGTCTTAAATGCGATCTTCACGGAATGCGTGCAGATGAAGCGTGTGAAGTTCTAGACAAGTTTATAAACGATGCTCTTATCAATGGCTGGGATGAAGTGCTTGTATATCACGGTATTGGTACAGGAAAACTTTCTCACGCTGTAAAAGAGTTTTTAAAAGTACATCCTAAAGTGAAAAAATTTGAGGATGCTCCGGCACATATGGGTGGTTTTGGAGCAAAAGTAGTCACACTTTAG
- a CDS encoding NAD(P)/FAD-dependent oxidoreductase has protein sequence MKKIAIIGAGASGLFCAIECAKNSIAVDLYEQNIKPAKKILVSGNGRCNISNSSLSTTDFFSQNPDFVEYAIKNFGFTEFEKYVNSLGLLLNTLEDGRAYPLSNEAKSVANTFIQTAQNLGVNIITENKINSIIKLGKKYDAIVIATGSEAASHLGGCDDGYKFAQELGHNIITTYPSLVQLELNAPIVKKMQGAKVDGEVTLYINGVKENTIAGDILFTNYGVSGFAVLDISQMASEALRDYQAVDIGVNLLPNFPAQKLANHILKVAQSNGTLTLFDILLGLLPTKIVNGLLESFDLDPKTTQIDTKLSKKIANGIVNWKFEVSDTHGFRHAEVSGGGVDTTEIDPKTFTSKKNPKFYFIGEVLDVVGRRGGFNFAFAWSSAYFAAQNIIKNRL, from the coding sequence ATGAAAAAGATTGCAATTATCGGAGCAGGTGCATCGGGACTTTTTTGTGCCATAGAGTGTGCAAAAAACTCCATTGCAGTTGATCTTTATGAACAAAATATAAAACCTGCAAAGAAGATCTTAGTTTCTGGAAACGGGCGTTGTAATATCTCAAACAGCTCACTCTCAACTACAGACTTTTTTTCTCAAAACCCTGACTTTGTCGAATATGCGATCAAAAATTTCGGTTTTACAGAGTTTGAAAAATATGTCAATTCCCTTGGACTTTTACTCAATACCTTAGAAGACGGTCGTGCATATCCCCTGAGCAATGAAGCAAAATCGGTCGCAAACACTTTTATCCAAACTGCTCAAAACCTGGGTGTTAATATCATCACAGAGAATAAAATTAATTCTATTATAAAACTCGGTAAAAAATATGATGCGATTGTAATAGCTACAGGTAGCGAAGCGGCTTCACATCTCGGAGGCTGTGATGACGGCTACAAGTTTGCACAAGAGCTGGGACACAACATTATTACAACTTATCCATCTTTAGTACAACTCGAACTTAATGCTCCGATCGTAAAAAAGATGCAAGGAGCTAAAGTTGATGGAGAAGTCACACTCTATATAAACGGTGTTAAAGAGAACACGATTGCCGGTGATATTCTCTTTACAAACTACGGAGTTTCAGGTTTTGCCGTCTTAGATATCTCTCAAATGGCGAGTGAAGCACTTCGGGACTATCAAGCAGTTGATATAGGGGTTAATTTACTTCCAAACTTTCCTGCTCAAAAACTTGCAAACCATATACTCAAGGTCGCCCAAAGCAATGGAACACTCACACTCTTTGACATTTTACTAGGCTTGCTCCCTACAAAAATAGTTAACGGTTTATTAGAATCCTTCGACTTAGATCCAAAGACAACGCAAATAGATACAAAACTCAGTAAAAAAATTGCAAACGGTATTGTAAACTGGAAATTTGAAGTGAGTGATACACACGGTTTTCGCCATGCGGAAGTAAGCGGTGGAGGTGTCGATACGACTGAAATCGATCCAAAAACTTTTACTTCCAAAAAGAATCCAAAATTTTACTTTATAGGTGAAGTTTTAGATGTAGTGGGTCGCCGCGGCGGATTCAATTTTGCCTTTGCATGGAGCAGTGCTTACTTTGCAGCACAGAATATTATAAAAAATAGGCTATAA
- a CDS encoding LemA family protein, translating to MSTPLIIAIVAGIILVLMYNSLVSKKNQVENIFASIDTQLKKRYDLIPNLVASVSKYMEHEKSLLEEVTKLRSEANKPNISDHDKIQLDAKITSALGSIMVAVENYPDLKANENVMHLQRTLNEVEEQISAARRAYNQAVTDYNNAIEMIPTNFMASLMNYVRKEVFEIPDTQRQNVNVKELFNS from the coding sequence ATGTCAACGCCTCTTATTATTGCTATTGTTGCGGGAATTATTTTAGTTCTTATGTACAACTCTCTTGTTTCAAAGAAAAACCAAGTTGAAAATATTTTTGCAAGTATCGATACACAACTAAAAAAGCGTTACGATCTTATACCAAATCTTGTTGCTTCTGTCAGTAAATATATGGAGCATGAAAAGTCACTGCTTGAAGAGGTAACAAAACTCCGTTCTGAAGCAAACAAACCAAATATTTCTGATCATGATAAAATCCAATTAGATGCGAAGATTACCTCAGCACTTGGCTCAATCATGGTGGCAGTAGAGAATTATCCGGATTTAAAAGCCAATGAAAACGTTATGCATCTGCAACGTACGCTCAATGAAGTTGAAGAGCAGATCTCTGCAGCCCGCCGTGCATACAATCAAGCAGTAACGGATTATAATAATGCAATCGAGATGATTCCTACAAACTTTATGGCATCGTTAATGAATTACGTGCGTAAAGAGGTGTTTGAGATTCCTGATACACAAAGACAAAACGTCAATGTAAAAGAGTTGTTTAATTCATAA